In Primulina eburnea isolate SZY01 chromosome 14, ASM2296580v1, whole genome shotgun sequence, the following proteins share a genomic window:
- the LOC140812022 gene encoding universal stress protein PHOS34-like: MKQLSPDSDLPPLASIKVRSSPPRFPPPAAPISTDTPTANAQRKIGIAVDLSDESAFAVEWSVRHYLRPGDAVILIHVRPTSVLYGADWGSVDVSIIEAENGQSQQKLEEDFDAFTTTKASVLAHPLVEARIPFKIHIVKDHDMKERLCLEVERLRLSALIMGSMGFGAIKRGSNGTLGSVSDYCVRHCICPVIVVRHPDKKDVDHPVMTVASPAEEDEEEPASHDASKDQ, encoded by the coding sequence ATGAAGCAACTGTCGCCGGATTCTGACTTACCACCTCTCGCTTCCATCAAGGTTCGCTCCTCTCCCCCTCGTTTCCCTCCCCCGGCCGCCCCAATATCCACGGACACTCCCACAGCCAACGCCCAACGCAAGATCGGCATCGCCGTTGATCTTAGTGACGAGTCTGCCTTTGCCGTTGAATGGTCCGTCCGCCACTACCTCCGCCCTGGGGATGCTGTCATTTTGATTCACGTTCGCCCTACCTCAGTCCTATATGGCGCCGATTGGGGCTCCGTTGATGTATCCATCATTGAAGCGGAGAACGGGCAATCGCAGCAGAAGCTTGAAGAAGATTTCGACGCGTTCACAACCACGAAGGCATCCGTTCTGGCTCACCCGCTTGTGGAGGCGCGAATACCGTTCAAAATTCACATTGTGAAGGATCATGATATGAAGGAGAGGTTGTGTTTGGAGGTTGAAAGACTGAGGCTGAGTGCTTTGATTATGGGGAGCATGGGATTTGGTGCCATAAAGAGAGGTAGCAACGGAACGCTTGGGAGCGTAAGTGATTATTGCGTGAGGCATTGTATTTGTCCGGTCATTGTGGTAAGGCATCCAGATAAAAAGGATGTCGATCATCCGGTTATGACAGTGGCTTCGCCAGCGGAGGAGGATGAAGAGGAGCCAGCGTCTCATGATGCCTCGAAAGATCAATAA